The following proteins are encoded in a genomic region of Brachypodium distachyon strain Bd21 chromosome 1, Brachypodium_distachyon_v3.0, whole genome shotgun sequence:
- the LOC100824851 gene encoding putative cyclic nucleotide-gated ion channel 9 — MQPEALARGVITQGSAQLRTLGRSIRTGAAMAAVFQEDLKNTSRKIFDPQDRMLVRLNRSFLISCILSIAIDPLFFYTPRITDSMHGINICIGIDRELAVFTAVFRSVVDLFFVARIVLQFRTAFIAPSSRVFGRGELVIDTMEIAKRYFRRFFIADVLSIVPLPQLVVWLFTKRVRGTAVLATKDNLVLVILLQYVPRLARIYPLSTELKRTSGVFAETALAGAAYYLLWYMLASHIVGAFWYMLSIERLSDCWRNACDEFLGCNRIYMYCGRNLEEKEDPGFQEWITITRQVINETCEPQKDGEMPFNYGIYSSAVQSNVIGSLDVTSKILFCLWWGLANLSTLGQGLKTTIYTGEALFSITLATFGLILMAMLIGNIQTYLQSLTVRLEEMRVKRRDSEQWMHHRLLPQELRERVRRYDQYKWINTRGVDEEVLIQNLPKDLRRDIKRHLCLGLVRRVPLFANMDERLLDAICERLKPSLYTEKTHIIREGDPVDQMLFIIRGLLESITTDGGRSGFYNRSLLQEGAFCGEELLTWALDPKSGVSLPSSTRTVMALSEVESFALHAEELKFVAGQFRRMHSKQVQHTFRFYSQQWRTWAATYIQAAWRRHLKRKAAELRRREEEEEEGRSNSFKTTILVSRFAANALRGVHRQRSRKAEDGEIMIHVPVPKPREPDFGIDD; from the exons ATGCAGCCGGAGGCGCTGGCCCGCGGCGTGATCACGCAGGGGTCGGCGCAGCTCCGCACGCTGGGGCGGTCCATCCGCACgggcgcggccatggcggccgtgTTCCAGGAGGACCTGAAGAACACCTCCCGCAAGATCTTCGACCCGCAGGACCGGATGCTGGTGCGCCTCAACCGCAGCTTCCTCATCTCCTGCATCCTGTCCATCGCCATCGACCCGCTCTTCTTCTACACGCCCAGGATCACCGACAGCATGCACGGCATCAACATCTGCATCGGCATCGACCGCGAGCTCGCCGTCTTCACCGCCGTCTTCCGCTCCGTGGTGGACCTCTTCTTCGTGGCGCGGATCGTGCTGCAGTTCCGGACGGCATTCATCGCGCCCTCCTCCAGGGTGTTCGGCCGCGGCGAGCTCGTCATCGACACCATGGAGATCGCCAAGCGCTACTTCCGCCGTTTCTTCATCGCCGACGTGCTCTCCATCGTcccgctgccgcagctggtcgtCTGGCTCTTCACCAAGCGGGTCAGAGGCACCGCCGTGCTGGCCACCAAGGACAACCTCGTCTTGGTCATCCTTCTCCAGTACGTGCCGCGCCTGGCCCGGATATACCCTCTCTCCACGGAGCTCAAGCGGACCAGCGGCGTCTTCGCGGAGACGGCACTCGCTGGCGCCGCCTACTACCTCCTGTGGTACATGCTCGCCAGCCAT ATCGTGGGTGCATTCTGGTACATGCTGTCGATCGAGCGGCTGAGCGACTGCTGGAGGAACGCGTGCGACGAGTTCCTGGGGTGCAACAGGATCTACATGTACTGCGGCAGGAAtctggaggagaaggaagaccCTGGGTTCCAAGAGTGGATCACCATCACCAGGCAGGTGATCAACGAGACCTGCGAGCCCCAGAAGGACGGCGAGATGCCCTTCAACTACGGGATCTATTCCTCCGCCGTCCAGTCCAACGTCATCGGCTCTCTCGACGTCACCTCCAAGATACTCTTTTGCCTCTGGTGGGGGCTCGCCAACCTGAG CACGCTCGGCCAAGGGCTCAAGACAACCATCTACACCGGGGAGGCGCTCTTCTCCATAACGCTCGCCACGTTTGGCCTCATCCTCATGGCCATGCTCATCGGAAACATTCAGACGTACCTTCAGTCCCTGACGGTCCGGCTGGAGGAGATGCGGGTGAAGCGCCGTGACTCGGAGCAGTGGATGCACCACCGGCTGCTGCCGCAGGAGCTGCGGGAGCGGGTCCGGCGCTACGACCAGTACAAGTGGATCAACACCCGGGGCGTGGACGAGGAGGTGCTCATCCAGAACCTCCCCAAGGACCTCCGCCGCGACATCAAGCGACACCTCTGCCTGGGCCTCGTCCGGAGGGTGCCGCTCTTCGCCAACATGGACGAGCGCCTCCTGGACGCCATCTGCGAGCGGCTCAAGCCCAGCCTCTACACGGAGAAGACGCACATCATCCGGGAGGGGGACCCCGTGGACCAGATGCTCTTCATCATCCGTGGCCTCCTCGAGAGCATCACCACGGACGGGGGCCGGAGCGGGTTCTACAACCGCAGCCTGCTCCAGGAGGGCGCCTTCTGCGGCGAGGAGCTGCTCACCTGGGCGCTCGACCCGAAATCCGGGGTCAGCCTGCCGTCCTCCACGCGCACCGTCATGGCGCTCTCCGAGGTCGAGTCCTTCGCGCTGCACGCCGAGGAGCTCAAGTTCGTGGCCGGCCAGTTCCGGCGGATGCACAGCAAGCAGGTGCAGCACACCTTCCGGTTCTACTCGCAGCAGTGGCGGACGTGGGCGGCCACCTACATCCAGGCCGCCTGGCGACGGCACCTCAAGCGGAAGGCGGCCGAgctgcggcggagggaggaggaagaagaggaaggacgGTCCAACAGCTTCAAGACCACCATACTGGTGTCGCGGTTCGCGGCCAACGCGTTGCGTGGCGTGCATCGGCAGCGGTCCAGGAAGGCCGAGGATGGGGAGATCATGATCCATGTCCCCGTCCCCAAGCCGCGCGAGCCCGACTTTGGTATTGATGACTGA